A single window of Ornithorhynchus anatinus isolate Pmale09 chromosome 3, mOrnAna1.pri.v4, whole genome shotgun sequence DNA harbors:
- the PTGDR2 gene encoding prostaglandin D2 receptor 2: MSRNVTPFCPLLEYLSRLPQNTSVRHVDYFSVTLHGLVSLLGLAENTLILFLLSCRMRQTVVTTWVTHLALSDLLAAASLPFFTYFLAAGHSWQLGTTFCKLHSSVFFLNMFASGFLLSAISLDRCLQVVKPVWAQNRRTVPAARRVCLGLWALALANTVPYYLFRDAIPRRDGRVMCYYNVLQYSSGGPEERDAACGRRQWALAVSKFLLSFVLPLGVIASCYAVVSARVRRRVRRRPGRFFRLLVAVVAAFVLCWLPYHVFSLVEAGGHYRPALFALSWKALPLATSLAFINSVINPFLYVFTCPDVLRKLRHSLRGVLESVLVEDSEFGGGARRLRLRRASQAASVSTSTSTSSGATRHSGLCPSWLGLRTPKETGRGDDGAERET, from the coding sequence ATGTCGCGCAACGTCACCCCGTTCTGCCCGCTGCTGGAATACCTGAGCCGCCTGCCCCAGAACACCAGCGTGCGCCACGTCGACTACTTCTCGGTGACGCTGCACGGGCTGGTGTCCCTGCTGGGCCTGGCCGAGAACACCCTCATCCTCTTCCTGCTCAGCTGCCGCATGCGCCAGACGGTGGTGACCACCTGGGTCACCCACCTGGCCCTGTCGGACCTGCTGGCCGCCGCCTCCCTGCCCTTCTTCACCTACTTCCTGGCGGCGGGGCACTCGTGGCAGCTGGGCACCACCTTCTGCAAGCTGCACTCGTCCGTCTTCTTCCTCAACATGTTCGCCAGCGGCTTCCTGCTCAGCGCCATCAGCCTGGACCGCTGCCTGCAGGTGGTGAAGCCCGTGTGGGCCCAGAACCGGCGCACGGTGCCGGCCGCCCGCAGGGTCTGCCTGGGGCTCTGGGCGCTGGCGCTGGCCAACACGGTGCCCTACTACCTGTTCCGCGACGCCATCCCCCGCCGGGACGGCCGCGTCATGTGCTACTACAACGTGCTGCAGTACAGCTCCGGGGGCCCCGAGGAGCGCGACGCCGCCTGCGGCCGGCGCCAGTGGGCCCTGGCCGTCAGCAAGTTCCTCCTGTCCTTCGTCCTGCCCCTGGGCGTCATCGCCTCCTGCTACGCCGTGGTCAGCGCGCGGGTGCGCCGCCGGgtccgccgccgccccggccgctTCTTCCGCCTCTTGGTGGCCGTCGTCGCCGCCTTCGTGCTCTGCTGGCTGCCCTACCACGTCTTCAGCCTGGTGGAGGCCGGCGGCCACTACCGGCCCGCCTTGTTCGccctgtcctggaaggccctgCCTCTGGCCACCAGCCTGGCCTTCATCAACAGCGTCATCAACCCCTTCCTCTACGTCTTCACCTGCCCCGACGTCCTGCGGAAGCTGCGTCACTCCCTGCGCGGCGTCCTGGAGAGCGTGCTGGTGGAAGACAGCGAGTTCGGCGGCGgcgcccgccgcctccgcctccgccgcgcCTCCCAGGCCGCCTCcgtctccacctccacctccacctcctccgggGCCACGCGGCACAGCGGCCTCTGCCCCTCCTGGCTGGGTCTCCGGACGCCCAAGGAGACCGGCCGGGGGGACGACGGGGCGGAGCGGGAgacctga